The DNA region AACTAAATAAGAGCCAAACAGCAGAATCTTCATCTCTATATACCACAGAGAGAAGCTCAAGATGTTTGAGGGATGGGAGGCATACCGGAGAAGAAACATCTACAAAAACCTTGTCAAAAAGACCGAGAGACACAAGCGTGCGTATCACATGTGTAAACGCATTTGGGCAAGCTAATTGGCTCTGCGGACCACATGAGCTGAAACCATAGTTCACGAACCCTGCGATCAACCGCATACGCTAACCACTTTCTCACATCAGcattaatatataggacaatATATTCTTTGACAATAACGCATTCGCTGAAGAACACATCTACATCGATATCACCGCTGGCAAAAAGAGCTAGTGCAAAGGATTGATGGTCTACAAACTCCATCTACTAGTCTACTGTATTGTGTATTCTACTAATAAAAGGTCTACACGAAGATGCTAGAGTGCAAAAGCACTACGCAGATAGATGCTCTACAGTTTCAACCCACCAAGAAGACAACTCTGTTATAAACATAGAAACACCAACAAGGATAGCTATAATTTTCACGTTCCCATCAAACTCAACATTAATCCGAAGAGTGTACACATTTTCAGAATAAAAAACCAGTGTCTGAAAGTAGACCAAAAAGAGGACCACAACAGATTCTTTTCTCTAAGTTTTGATTTCATCTCTTTAGGCCTCAGTGATGGGAAACTCGAAAACGACATCTTTACCAGTGAGTTTCTTGTAAACCGCAGAGAAAGCCTCAAGCTTGTACTCTGTGTTGTTTCTTTCCTTTGGCTCCAAGAATACCTttttaaacacacacaaattcCGTATATTAAATTAACAGAACGTCAGCAGCATCCAGCTTGGATAATATTGACCTTTGGATTCTACTCACCTTCATGATTTTGGTACCGTCGAGTCTGTACTTAGTACGTTTCCCAACAATCTCAGCAGGTAAGACAATATCATCAAGAATGGCATCATGGACTGAGGTCAGAGTACGGTTGCGTGGTCTCTTTGCAGCTGAGCCCTTCTTAGGTGGCCTCACAATCCTCCTTGCAGCAATGAGGATCACATCCTAAGCATATGGAAGAGAGACAAAGATATCATCAAAAAGCTAACCAGTTGTGCAATAACTCTAAAACCGGTAATTGAAACATAGAAAAGCTTATTTTCTCAAGTACATAACCCAAAGAGACCAATAGTCCATACTTAAGACAACTCAAGTTGCCCCAAACATTTAATAATCAAACAAATGCAAATCGAGGAGCAAGAACAAGTAAGAAAAATAACCTTTCCACTGAACTTCTTCTCAAGTTCACGAACAAGCCTAACATGGATTTTCCTGTAAGCTTTTCTCAATCTGTAAGGAACATTGATAACAATTGCCTTGCGTCCTCCGGAAATATCAACTTgactacataaaaaaaaaaaaaagagactgaACTTTGAGTTGTTTTCTTATTACTAGGGTAACAAGACAATGTAGACAAAAACAATccaatcataaacaaacaaactaattCACTCACACTGCCGAGTTGACGTACAAATCCTTCAACTCACTTTTCAGTTCTTGGTTGGTATTCTCCAAATCAAAGAAAGCCTAAGAAAATAAACAGAGATATTTAGAAACTCTACAACTTTCACCAATTCTCTAAGTGCAACCTAAATCCAATATACGAAGGATAAAGATCAAAAACCTGAGCAACTTGCTCATCCAATTCAGAAAGCTCCACACCCTTTTCCTTGTGAATCTTATGCTGAGCCGAAAAACTGTAACCTCACAAAACACATTAATCAGAGCGCTGAGAAACAGTAGCATTACAGTAGACAAAATCACggaagctaaaaaaaaaaaaatagagactTCATTGCAAAATCCATCGTTTATGTTCTGTATTGATGTGTAGTATTTTATATTGAGTCAAAGTGAAGACaggagaaaaaagagaatataaacTAAGAATTTCTTACACATCAGCATCAGCAATGTCTACTTCCGCAACACGTggtacatttttcaaaaaataaacaacgGGATGGAATTGACCATTCACACAGCTATTCAACTCATCCGGCTCCTGCAAACAAACAGAGATATTTGGATCTCCTTCTACAcgctttattatataagaattATGCGCTTATATAATAAGAACTTCACTTACATATATTGACATGACGCGTTCAAGGCGCTTGATAGCACTAATATTCACGTCGCAAGCGCGCAACTCCCGACTTGGATTACCTAATCCAATCATTTTCGCAAGTCCGGCAAGCTGCATGCATGAAAGAACCTTGTTAGATGTTacaaaattaagagatcacaaaatcaacaagttaacacaaggagaagaagatacctTCGTCTTGGACATCAAAAAGTGACTTATATCAATTATCTCTTCCGGCTTAGGAGGGACTTCATTGATTTCTGCAAAAGCTTTCTTCAATCTTGGATAGTCGGATCGGATTATGTCATGGCCAATCCAAATATATCCGTTGATCAAGGAATAGAAAACAGTGGAATctaaagcaatttttttttgctttttcacTCGATGAATCGTTAGCAAAAAGCACAATACTCGAAAGGGAAACAGACTCCAGCGTCAGAGCGCAAACCATTTTAACTTCCAACCGCGTATCACCATAAGGATCTATtttgaaatcaaagaaaatcattggttttggtttttcgtCTTTGTCGCTCATGATTTTAGATCTCTCAGAGAAAATTAGGGGTTTCTTTTCGGGTTGGTTTGGAAGCGGAGGGAATCAATAGCTGAAAAGCCCCCTTTCTACGAAAATTTAttaacttactttttttttttgtaaacatacTCCTCCATGATCGAGGATTACACTATCATCTAATCAATGCAAGCtgctgtttttaaaaaaaaaaatattacttttttttttcttttatcgaTAAAACAGCACAAAATACTCTACTGAGACAATCCCTGtataagcaatgttgttagTAAAATAACTGTCATGGTATATTACAGAAAATATCATTagagaaataatattaaaaaataaaataaaatcatattaaaaataatatatctacttttattttctctataaaaaTTTATCTATACTAACATTTTTACAGAAGTTTTATCAAAGAAGTCTTAAAGTTTCAATGTATTTACAACCAATGTCATTATcattaaaatacttttttaaatgaaagataaaatcgaaattagcaaaaaaaacgTATGTGAATCGGGTAAATATCCTTTTAACCATCCAGAAATCTTGACTTTGGTATAATGTTCTGAAATTATCTCCACCTCTGAACCTAATTTTCTGCAAAACATAATCGATtactttaataatatattaaaatcataaaattatttagattccTCAAATATCTCTACTAAGCTCTACTAATTAATATACATGAAATCAACATACAAGATTATTGGAATATTCTTTAcctaaatcatattttaagagattttttttccttctgcaCCAGATTATTCTCAATTCCATATCACACCTAGTTATATCAACTTCAAAGCACTATAAATAACCCCTCATTAGCTAAATGAGTGCAACAAAAATAGTTACTACCAACAAAGAAACTTCATTGAAATCGATGGAAACTgctttatatctatatatatacatttttggagacatttagcaaataaatcctaggattgaaacttatttacaatcatgtcattgacattatttttttttaatttataatttactatttattaaattatgataaggATTCccatttttgtaaacaattattcTCCCATAATTgcaactttccaaaaaatcGGAACTactattatttacattaaatactaatttgataatcaaataaatataatattccctaaacttaaaaaaaatctcccTAATCAAAGTAATAATGTGTAATTACTAGCATATTCCTTAATAAAactaattacataaatttttcaCCCTAATTAGTTGCTAACTGGAATATTATTGCCTTGGAGAAGAAAACACCCTATAAATATATCTTACACCGAAAGGAGAATTATCATCACTAAATACATAACACCCACAACTTACtgaaaacataagataaaatcgactatttttaataattttttttattcaaagagtgtaagttcaaattttttttaacaaatctttctaatcaaattttgataaaattatctcattttattttaactaataaCAATAATAGAGGTGCATATGATTTGGGTTATAACCAATGATAAAactgaatatatattaaaacaaatgaacacaacttaatttttatatatttttatttaataaatatagttccgcggtgtaccgcgggtgaatatctagttttctttatttcttctcttcctttttgatgtttatttttattgcaAGTTAGTCACTCTCCTTTAAGATATGAGTCCTTTTCATCACTAATCATTGATTTGTATTCAATCTGTATGTTTTCATCctgttgtatatttttttgtttatcatatcaataaaattaagttttcagTTTCTACTTATGACTAACCACAGTTGGTATCctcatgtatatatttttcgttAACTAATATGCATTATATGCTAATTGTTTCATTGATATATTCGTTTTTCCAAATACTGTTTGTTAATAACTCCCtccatctctatctctctgaACTTTgcataagttttattttctatattttacttggtttattatttttaatatattttaagacCATTACAATAATTCCAAAGTATGATTattgatataattaaaattaataaatagttaaaatattatgtatatgtaaacttataaaTGTTAAAGATGTCATAAAATGGGGTTATATTGCAAAACTAATTATAAGGTTATTAGTCCCAAGCTTGAAaacgggttaaatcttcatcttatttttttgttaacaccatcaattttagaatattagacatatctaattaagtttatttattACGATTATGTCAAAACAAATTGTATCATGGGTGAAattgtagaattaataatcaaaataaatttttacaatcttaaacactaaataaaacaaacaatattaaccaaaaatcaaatataactctacaaaaaaaacaaatgtaactttaaaatttttgattataaaaactGATCCTGCGGTACACCGctggttaaaatctagttggGAGCAATTTTCGTAGACAAGTTAGTTGGAGATTGCAATCTGaacaaatcttttatttatggaCTATTCCTGTAAAACAAACAGAATTTCAtattgttttcataaaaataaatttacgaATCAAAGaagtatttttttgaaaaatcacaTAAATCTTAAGGAAGCCCTAAGAAATCTAATCCCTATATAAGAACTGTCAAGGTTCTCGGTTTTCATTCATTGACAAACTTCTAAGCTAcagtttccaaattttctaatgTTAATTTAccatcttttatatttttctaaagcATACCCTTCTTCATCGTGCAGAAATGATGTTCATCTAATTGATATACTATTGATTGTTATCTTTTTCATTCAGCaacaatttaataatatttttgctgAACTTTCTTTCATAGGTGTTAGAATTCACGATTGTTTAAAACAATGGATTATGTTCAAAtctacttttattttctctaaaatCATAGTATGGTACTGTGGTTAGACCTAATCATCTCAAACCAGTATTACTCCCTATATACAAGTTGTTAACAATtcataatagatatattttataaatttcgattttgtattaaaattatagatatggagttttttttttttttttttttttNNNNNNNNNNNNNNNNNNNNNNNNNNNNNNNNNNNNNNNNNNNNNNNNNNNNNNNNNNNNNNNNNNNNNNNNNNNNNNNNNNNNNNNNNNNNNNNNNNNNNNNNNNNNNNNNNNNNNNNNNNNNNNNNNNNNNNNNNNNNNNNNNNNNNNNNNNNNNNNNNNNNNNNNNNNNNNNNNNNNNNNNNNNNNNNNNNNNNNNNNNNNNNNNNNNNNNNNNNNNNNNNNNNNNNNNNNNNNNNNNNNNNNNNNNNNNNNNNNNNNNNNNNNNNNNNNNNNNNNNNNNNNNNNNNNNNNNNNNNNNNNNNNNNNNNNNNNNNNNNNNNNNNNNNNNNNNNNttttttttttttttttttttgtcaaaataacttttattaatGCAAAATAGTTTAATACATAGAGTTATGTAGCCAGATAGGTGGCTTTGAAGAATCAGAATAACAAAATACAGTTAATGCTTTCAAAGTATGTAAGGTTATGAGCTGCCTGATTGTTGCGTCATTTGTGTAACTAAAGATAACTTCTGTAAATTTTGATGACCAGAATTGAATATCTTGGACGATTCCTGTAATATTCACATATGAAGCGcctttgttgattttgttagaCAGTCTCCTTCGAACTCTATTTATTTTGGTGTATCCTTGAATCAATGCTTGTTGCATTGATGAAATTAAAGCTAAGCCTTCAGCTTCCAAAGGTGATCATGTGTCATGTAAACGAGACGAACCCCAAACTTTTGTATTTCCCTCATGGTCTCTAATAATCCATCCTCCATTTGTTTGATGGGAATGAGTATCAAACTTTGCATCGTAGTtacatttttaagaaaaaggaaatattggtcGTGTCCAGGGCGGGATCATAGTGTCTCATATCTCATCTCTGCTTGAACCGGACATTTGATTATTGGTCATTGTTAGCCATTCCTTAACACCTGTCGTAGCTTATTGTATAACCATTGAAGGACTGTTCCTGTAATTGTTGAAAACCAAGTTATTCCGTGAAAGCCAAATTTCCCACAGTAGCCAAAAAGGTAGTAGTTTTTCTTCAGCCAAGACCCCTGTAGTATGTTGCAGGTCTAAAATGCTGGACAGGTTAGTTTCAACATTATCAAAAGAGAGTTGAGAAACTGTTAAAGGTATTGTCAAAAGTCTTGATGCCAAAATCGAATTAGGAAAAGTAAAAAGACAGTGATTGATTGTTTCTTCCGATGTACCATAATGTAGGCAAAGAGGGTCCAAATTCATGCCTCTAGAGTCAAAGTGGCCAAAGCAAGTGAGCGAACTCGCCATaagaaatgttttatttttgggagCAGAGGTAATTTCCAAATTGTGGTTTTCATAGCCAAAAAACCATGTGGAGGAAGTGGATTAGGTGCTAATTGAGTCGGGTTATGCATGGAAAACCAATATCCCGAACGAACAGAATATTCTCCCGACTTATGGTAATGCCAAataagcttgtcattgaggacCTGTCTTGGTATATGGATTTGTTGTAGTACATTGTTGTATTCCAGAGCGATGATAGCAAGCATAAGATGGTAAGAACCGACTATAGAGATTAGATCACTTAGATATATGTCTGGATCTGGAGACACCATATTCAAAGGGCGTGGTGGATGACTAGGCACAACATtatctttcaaaatatttatcGATTCCCCATTGCCGAACTGATTACGTCTaccttttttaataatatctaGACCTTTTAAGATTGAGGACCAGCCATAAGATTGATATCTTCTTGGTTTTGCATCCATCATTGAATCATCAGGATAATACCGAGCTTTCATTAAACGAGCAAAGAGTGGGTCAGGGTGTCGGAGGAGACGCCAAGCTTGTTTTGCCAAAAGAGCATCATACATTTTAAATTACGGAATCCTAAACAACCTTCTGTCTTagaatattgaaacttctcccAAGTAACCCATGGTATACCTTTTTGTTGCTCActtttttcccaccaaaataTCATTAACAGAGATTCTATTTCAGACGTAACTCCTTGTGGTAGTTTAAAACAATATAACGAATAAACAGGCATTGCCATAGCTACCGATTTTATCGTTATTTCCTTCCCAGCTGGTGAAAAGTGGCTTGCACTCCAGCTTGAAGTTCGGTTTTTGACCCTAGTAAAGATATTGTCAaacatctcttttttcttgCGATCAAACTGTTCTAACAGCCCCAAATATTTGCCGCCACCGCCATGATTTGGGATAGCAAGAATAAGTTTTAAATCATCTTGTTTGTGACCATAAACCCTCGAGCCAAATGTAATCATTGATTTTGAAGTATTTATTTTCTGACCTGAGTAATATTCGTAGACCTCAAAAGCTTATACAGTTCCTCTTGTTTGCTTGACAAAAGTTAATGAGTCATCTGCAAATTGGAGATGTCTTATAGCTTGAACCACGTTCCCGATACGAACACCCCATATATCACCTGAAGTAGCTTTAGAACATATTAAGTGACTCAGAATATCAGCGCCTAAAATGAAGAGGTATGGGGACAATGGATCGCCTTGATGGATACCTCTGAAATAACTGGAATAGATATGGAGTTTAtaaaatagtttagaaaatattaGAGCTTTGGgtttggataaaaaaaaattataatttttaatgaaaCTTCAATATGGAGTTTATAATACATTTACTCACACTTGAaacttcaataaaaaaaaaaaaaaaaaaaatttgtcttcaAAACTTGAAAATACATTTAGGTATATTTTAATctgttagaaatttttttaaaaaaacattttctataaTAGCATTAAAAAAATGCTCACAATAAGTTATAACATATGGTATTTGAAAAATAACTAGAAATCTGATATCATTTACACATATTTGTTTCTAGATatgctaatatttttttgtagacatcatgtattattttgttcttaatatattcaatattatgttaaGATATTTAATTGCATAAATGCACAACTAtgtaaaatatcatattatattcaatatagtatatacaactAAATCATAAAGTTAAATCATGATTGCTCCAATTCGTCATACCGAATCATGGGTCAATATAAGTTTTGTTGGGGTTTATTTTGGGACTTTACCGtatttataattaacgaattCTGATATTGTACTGAAACTAAAATAATGGTACCTATTATAGGTCGAgtatgaaattatataaatgaaatatataagattataaaatgtacagaataaatcaaataaaaattcagttattattttgttctaacaaataaaaatttaggtAAATATTTTTCCCTTGCTGATAAATTCATTGCTGTAAAATATTTCCACTTGCTGTGCAGCACGGGTAACTATCtagtcttatataatatgagaatatTTTTCTCAACTCTTGCTAAGTAGATGACATTTGGCGTATTATATATCTGACACCtgtacatttttgttgtttgggcctaattaactaaatttatttgtcctttggacctaattaactacaaaaaataaactctcaacattttcttcttcccttcttcaaCTAGGCCATTTCCAATCTAAACCCACCATTTATCAGTTTTTGGTTTCATTCTAGGAAAAAACTGATTAtagtttatttcaaaattataaatatagatttcaATCTTGATTCGTCCGAATTCGAGGATCATtcagccggattagaaaggaaagaaactcgccaaggtgcaagatgcaacaagggagatctgatggattgaggggtcgcacagcagttgtagaaggctgctgatattcccaattcagatatgacacactagtccaacaagaggaggttgttgcttagatattacacaccaagagaCAAGAAattgttctagacaaagaacaaagagatagactcataaaatgaaaaggaaaattgattgattattctcaaatgagattacatgtgtttatatagggataagaaacttggtaacaaagacAAGTATTTCTTGGAAcaaaaaagacaataaagatagtaagttgaatgaagatccaACTCTAAGTGCATGTTTCCTTCCCAATGTGTcattcccaaggtgagttgaactctactttcgtcactcctctttgaccacaaataAAATGGACTTTtgtgggctttcttggacttgtattaggctcaaagtggactAGACTTGATAGACAACATCCCTAATAGAATTTCTCATGCTCCCTTTGGCTATTAGCTCTTCAATTAACCCATTAATtgtttccttgatcttctttgactttgactttttgatccaacttgctgatgagaaacaacatgggttgTATGATTTATTCACCTTGtgcttagtagaaacaactcctggttgccatacataattctggaagcacctaaaccaattggacctaacaCTCTTCTCGTGAAGAACTAGATTGACCTCCTTTGGAAAATGAAGCGTAACCTTGTGGTTTGTTGGCCAAATCTTGTGTTATTTGACTTGTttgaaacataagagatccattaacATCCTCCAAGTAGTTTCTTGTTGAAATTGTTGCTGAGTTGGTTTGTGTAACATgatctttggctcagacgcGAAACTGAGACTAGGATAGATCCattgacttgaaatatccatatttTTCACATATGAACTGATATTAATGTGATTCTAATTCTCCGTGGTTCTGTAATGGATCAAGATACCAGAATAACGTTATgttcatagcttgaatccttctgaattggtcggaatcctccgtTGAATGCTCATAGGTCCATACTgtgtagccatgagttcaccagatttgtaaaatgaataactccttcatctgaactctgattggactgattccacttcgagatatgctctaaatgaggtaagaatgtatcctAAATAGTCatttggctggaagaattgatctttgACTTTATTCGTGTTGAACAAGACTCAAAgatcttcttggatggtctcatgatcatatcaaatCTAATGCATGATTCATGTGCAAGAACGatctaaattatgtataaaatttatttatggaTTTCAGtcttataaatgattcatgGCCAAGAAAGGAATCTAAATTCTGTTAGATTGTGGGATGTTTAtgtgttctcaaaattctcctataaattcatatatatttgacgtaatttttaatatatgggTTTCTATGGGTTTAGTTTCTGgcctttaatcttatataatgtTAGGGTGGGATgttaatgatattttcttaCTCATTTATCCCCCATTAGATCTTACTAATACGGTTTCCataatataagaatttaatCCGTTTTccataaattgaaaatttaatccctaattactctccttttttgttttggtaacaGCTATAACTGATTAGTTTAAAATAGCCAATTTGAAGGTACAACACTTACAAATGAACTCAAATGTTGTCTGGTCCGTACTTTACTTGCCTAATTATCCGCTTTAGTATTAGCCTGACGAGaaagtaaaattaaagaaaaatcaagGAAGCTCCTCTTGTCGTTCTGAATCTCTTTTAGGTATGTTGAAAAGGCGGGCCACTCGGCTGGaaaagacaccatcttcactaaacTGAGCAGTCAGTTACGAACATCAcatctctcttgtttgcttCCATCATACACTTCATCTCCCACACTAGTGCTTCCACCTCAGTGTGTAAAGCCGATAAACTACGACGGAGATTTGCAGCCCCATGGTTGGTGAGGGGTCTTCACAATGGGAACAGTACCACTCTATACCTGTAAAAGTATCAGTTTCCATTCAAGAGCCGTCAATGAAAAACTTGTATCCCGAAAAAGTCGTGGAATGGTCGGGTCCAACATGGGGTTGCTGAGACTCACGTAGGAGTGCTAACTGGGCTGTAGTCCAAGCCTTTTCCTCATTCTCCGCAAGTTGTATAATATCTCTTGGATCTTTATCCAGGGCCTAAAAAACCTTGTCATTCCAAGCCTTCCATATATACCATATCAACCAAGGAAACATTGCAATATTGACATCCTTTGGCGTTCGCCAGAAAAAATAGTCCATATTTTCATAAAGTGATTCTGAAGGGAAAACTCTCGGAGTCGTTAGACCCTGGGATAGCGCCCATGTTTGAAGAGCGGTCGGGCATAGAAAAATAGCATGATTTATAGTTTCCTGATGATTGCCACACCTAAAACACCCATGATCACACCTTATACCTCTATTATGTAAATTACTCGTGACAGCCACGCAACAAGAaaaaacttgccacataaaatgttttattttagagGGACACTTGGTTTGCCAGACATTAGCTTGTAGAGGGCGAATATCCAGACTACAAACCCTCGCCATATCCTTATAACCGTGGATTTGCCAGTTTTGGAGAGTATGACTTGATAGGATCCAAAGGATCTGATTTTGCTTTTATTCAACCTATAGTTG from Camelina sativa cultivar DH55 chromosome 3, Cs, whole genome shotgun sequence includes:
- the LOC104779229 gene encoding 40S ribosomal protein S7-1; the protein is MDFAMNFSAQHKIHKEKGVELSELDEQVAQAFFDLENTNQELKSELKDLYVNSAVQVDISGGRKAIVINVPYRLRKAYRKIHVRLVRELEKKFSGKDVILIAARRIVRPPKKGSAAKRPRNRTLTSVHDAILDDIVLPAEIVGKRTKYRLDGTKIMKVFLEPKERNNTEYKLEAFSAVYKKLTGKDVVFEFPITEA